From Pongo pygmaeus isolate AG05252 chromosome 22, NHGRI_mPonPyg2-v2.0_pri, whole genome shotgun sequence, one genomic window encodes:
- the ERVH48-1 gene encoding suppressyn has protein sequence MACIYPTTCYTFLPTKSLNTGISLTTILILSVAVLLSTAAPPSCHECYQSLHYRGKMQQYFTYYTHIERSCYGTLIEECVESGKSYYKVKNLGVCGSRNGAICPRGKQWLCFTKIGQWGVNTQVLEDIKREQMIAKAKASKPTTPPENHPRHFHSFIQKL, from the coding sequence ATGGCCTGTATCTACCCAACCACTTGCTATACCTTTCTTCCAACCAAAAGTCTTAATACAGGAATATCTCTCACCACAATCCTAATACTGTCAGTAGCTGTCCTGCTGTCCACAGCAGCCCCTCCGAGCTGCCATGAGTGTTATCAGTCTTTGCACTACAGAGGGAAGATGCAACAATACTTTACTTACTATACTCATATAGAAAGATCCTGTTATGGAACCTTAATCGAGGAATGTGTTGAATCAGGAAAGAGTTATTATAAAGTAAAGAATCTAGGAGTATGTGGCAGTCGTAATGGGGCTATTTGCCCCAGAGGGAAGCAGTGGCTTTGCTTCACCAAAATTGGACAATGGGGAGTAAACACTCAGGTGCTCGAGGACATAAAGAGAGAACAGATGATAGCCAAAGCCAAAGCCTCAAAACCAACAACTCCCCCTGAAAATCACCCACggcatttccattcctttatacaaaAACTATAA
- the NDUFV3 gene encoding NADH dehydrogenase [ubiquinone] flavoprotein 3, mitochondrial isoform X2 — protein sequence MAAPCLLRQGRAGALKTMLQEAQVFRGLASTVSLSAESGKSEKGQPHNPKKQSPPKKPAPVPAEPFDNTTYKNLQHHDYTTYTFLDLNLELSKFRMPQPSSGRESPRH from the exons ATGGCTGCCCCGTGTTTGCTGCGGCAAGGACGAGCCGGGGCGCTGAAG ACTATGCTCCAGGAAGCCCAGGTGTTTCGAGGACTTGCTTCTACGGTTTCTTTGTCTGCGGAATCAGGGAAGAGTGAAAAGGGTCAGCCACACAATCCCAAGAAGCAAAGTCCACCAAAAA AGCCGGCCCCAGTGCCTGCTGAGCCGTTTGACAACACTACCTACAAGAACCTGCAGCATCATGACTACACCACGTACACCTTCTTAGACCTCAACCTCGAACTCTCAAAATTCAGGATGCCTCAGCCCTCCTCAGGCCGGGAGTCACCTCGACACTGA
- the NDUFV3 gene encoding NADH dehydrogenase [ubiquinone] flavoprotein 3, mitochondrial isoform X1 translates to MAAPCLLRQGRAGALKTMLQEAQVFRGLASTVSLSAESGKSEKGQPHNPKKQSPPKNVVEPKERGKLLATQTAAELSKNLSSPSSYPPAVNKGGKVASPSPSGSVLFTDEGVPKFLSRKTLVEFPQKVLSPFRKQGSDSEARQMGRKVTSPSSSSSSSSSDSESDDEADVSEVTPRVVSKGRGGLRKTEASHSFENRAPRVTVSAKEKTLLQKPHADITDPEKPHQPKKKGPPAKPSEGREDARPKTTMPRSQVDEEFLKQSLKEKQLQKTFRLNEIDKESQKPFEVKGPLPVHTKSGLSVPPKGSRVPAALAEEARAEGQLQASPPGAAEGHLEKPVPEPQRKAAPPLPRKETSGTQGIEGHLKAGEAIVEDQIPPSDLETVPVENNHGFHEKTAAPKLEAEGEAVEDAAAPGDDRGGTQEPAPVPAEPFDNTTYKNLQHHDYTTYTFLDLNLELSKFRMPQPSSGRESPRH, encoded by the exons ATGGCTGCCCCGTGTTTGCTGCGGCAAGGACGAGCCGGGGCGCTGAAG ACTATGCTCCAGGAAGCCCAGGTGTTTCGAGGACTTGCTTCTACGGTTTCTTTGTCTGCGGAATCAGGGAAGAGTGAAAAGGGTCAGCCACACAATCCCAAGAAGCAAAGTCCACCAAAAA ATGTAGTGGAACCAAAGGAGAGGGGCAAGCTCCTAGCCACCCAGACAGCAGCTGAATTGTCTAAAAACTTATCTTCACCCAGTTCTTACCCGCCGGCTGTGAATAAGGGCGGGAAGGTAGCTAGTCCCAGTCCCAGTGGCAGCGTGCTGTTCACAGATGAAGGGGTTCCAAAATTTTTGTCAAGAAAGACTTTGGTAGAGTTTCCACAGAAAGTTCTGTCTCCATTCAGAAAACAGGGCTCTGATTCAGAAGCTCGTCAGATGGGTCGGAAAGTGACGTCGCCTTCGTCTTCATCCTCGTCCAGCTCCTCTGATTCTGAATCTGATGATGAGGCTGATGTTTCAGAGGTCACTCCTCGAGTGGTGAGCAAAGGCAGAGGGGGGCTTCGAAAAACAGAGGCCTCTCATTCCTTTGAAAACAGAGCCCCCCGAGTTACAGTATCAGCAAAAGAGAAAACCTTGCTGCAGAAACCGCATGCAGACATCACTGATCCAGAGAAGCCCCACCAGCCAAAGAAGAAAGGGCCCCCTGCTAAGCCATCAGAAGGCAGGGAAGATGCGAGACCAAAAACCACAATGCCCAGATCTCAAGTAGATGAAGAGTTTTTGAAGCAAagtttaaaggaaaaacaattgCAGAAAACATttagattaaatgaaatagataAAGAAAGCCAAAAGCCATTTGAAGTTAAAGGACCCTTACCTGTCCACACAAAATCAGGGTTGTCTGTGCCACCGAAGGGCAGCCGAGTGCCTGCTGCTCTGGCAGAAGAGGCCAGAGCAGAGGGGCAGCTGCAAGCCAGTCCTCCTGGGGCGGCAGAGGGGCATCTGGAAAAACCCGTGCCAGAGCCCCAGCGCAAGGCGgcccctcccctgcccagaaAGGAAACTTCAGGGACGCAGGGAATAGAAGGGCACCTGAAGGCTGGAGAGGCAATCGTGGAAGATCAGATACCACCAAGCGATTTGGAGACAGTTCCTGTTGAGAATAACCACGGTTTCCATGAAAAGACAGCAGCGCCGAAGCTTGAGGCCGAGGGCGAGGCTGTGGAAGATGCAGCTGCGCCAGGGGACGACCGAGGCGGCACACAGG AGCCGGCCCCAGTGCCTGCTGAGCCGTTTGACAACACTACCTACAAGAACCTGCAGCATCATGACTACACCACGTACACCTTCTTAGACCTCAACCTCGAACTCTCAAAATTCAGGATGCCTCAGCCCTCCTCAGGCCGGGAGTCACCTCGACACTGA